A single window of Triplophysa rosa linkage group LG2, Trosa_1v2, whole genome shotgun sequence DNA harbors:
- the nova1 gene encoding RNA-binding protein Nova-1 isoform X2 translates to MEEGEYFLKVLIPSYAAGSIIGKGGQTIVQLQKETGATIKLSKSKDFYPGTTERVCLIQGTVEALNGVHNFIAEKVREMPQSSQKTEPVSILQPQTTVNPDRVKQAKLIVPNSTAGLIIGKGGATVKAVMEQSGAWVQLSQKPEGINLQERVVTVSGEPEQNRKAVEIIVQKIQEDPQSSSCLNISYSNITGPVANSNPTGSPFANSTEVLPNAAAAATASTLLGQAGLAGMGGFPTAMSSLSGNDLLTITSALNTLASYGYNTNTLGLGLNPAAASGVLAAVAASANPAAAAAANLLATYASEASGGGHPAAPSLGGFSLGSLAAATGASNGYLNPSSQLMASSLLGTEKLAEGGKEVVEIAVPENLVGAILGKGGKTLVEYQELTGARIQISKKGEFIPGTRNRKVTITGSPAATQAAQYLISQRITYEQGVRATNPQKVG, encoded by the exons ATGG AGGAGGGTGAATATTTCCTGAAGGTGTTGATTCCCAGCTACGCTGCTGGTTCAATCATCGGTAAAGGAGGCCAGACCATCGTTCAGCTTCAGAAAGAGACTGGAGCAACCATCAAACTATCAAAATCTAAAGACTTCTACCCAG GTACGACAGAGCGCGTTTGTTTGATTCAGGGTACAGTAGAAGCACTGAATGGAGTCCATAACTTCATCGCTGAAAAGGTCCGGGAGATGCCTCAAAGCAGTCAAAAGACTGAGCCGGTCAGCATTCTCCAGCCACAGACTACTGTGAACCCCGATCGAgttaaacag GCTAAACTGATCGTGCCCAACAGCACAGCGGGGCTCATCATCGGTAAGGGTGGGGCTACAGTTAAAGCTGTGATGGAGCAATCGGGAGCCTGGGTACAGCTTTCTCAGAAGCCTGAGGGCATCAATCTGCAGGAGCGTGTCGTGACTGTGAGCGGTGAGCCGGAGCAGAACCGCAAGGCTGTGGAGATCATCGTTCAGAAGATCCAGGAGGACCCACAGAGCAGTAGCTGTCTCAATATCAGTTACTCTAACATCACCGGCCCCGTGGCCAACTCCAACCCTACCGGTTCCCCCTTTGCCAACTCTACGGAGGTCTTACCCAACGCCGCAGCAGCGGCTACAGCCTCCACGCTGCTCGGCCAGGCAGGCCTTGCAGGAATGGGAGGGTTTCCTACCGCTATGTCTAGTCTTTCCGGTAACGATCTGCTCACCATTACATCCGCCCTGAACACTCTGGCCAGTTATGGCTACAACACCAATACGTTGGGCCTAGGCCTCAACCCGGCCGCAGCGTCTGGAGTGCTTGCTGCCGTTGCAGCTAGTGCCAATCCTGCGGCAGCGGCCGCAGCCAACCTGCTTGCCACATATGCCAGTGAAGCCTCTGGGGGCGGTCATCCCGCTGCACCAAGCTTAGGGGGGTTCTCACTGGGTTCTCTAGCGGCCGCCACAGGGGCATCTAATGGTTACCTGAATCCTTCATCCCAACTGATGGCATCATCTCTGTTAGGGACAGAGAAGCTGGCAGAAGGTGGAAAGGAAGTGGTTGAGATTGCTGTGCCGGAGAACTTGGTCGGTGCCATTTTGGGGAAAGGCGGCAAGACTCTGGTAGAGTATCAGGAGCTGACAGGTGCACGAATTCAGATCTCCAAGAAGGGAGAATTCATTCCAGGCACACGCAATCGCAAGGTGACTATCACGGGGTCACCAGCCGCAACACAGGCCGCTCAGTATCTCATCAGCCAGCGAATCACATACGAGCAAGGTGTCCGTGCCACCAATCCTCAGAAGGTGGGCTAG
- the rhogc gene encoding ras homolog gene family, member Gc produces MQTIKCVVVGDGAVGKTCLLISYTTNAFPDEYIPTVFDNYSTQTCVDGRAVSLNLWDTAGQEEYDRLRTLSYPQTHVFIICFSVTSPSSHANVRHKWHPEVCHHCPGVPVLLVGTKRDLRADKETLEKLKEQGMSPTTPQQGSALARSIGAVRYLECSALLQEGVREVFNEAVRAVLYPNAKKHTKKCVLL; encoded by the coding sequence ATGCAGACCATAAAGTGTGTTGTCGTCGGTGATGGCGCAGTAGGAAAGACCTGCCTGTTGATCTCCTACACCACCAACGCCTTCCCAGATGAATACATTCCTACGGTGTTTGACAACTACAGCACTCAGACCTGCGTGGACGGCCGTGCCGTGAGCCTCAACCTGTGGGACACGGCCGGTCAGGAGGAGTACGACCGCCTGCGAACCCTCTCCTACCCACAAACGCACGTGTTTATCATCTGTTTCTCTGTGACCAGTCCTTCTTCTCACGCCAACGTTAGGCATAAATGGCACCCAGAGGTGTGCCACCACTGTCCGGGTGTGCCTGTGCTGTTGGTGGGCACTAAGAGAGACCTCCGGGCAGACAAGGAGACCCTGGAGAAGCTTAAGGAGCAGGGAATGAGTCCAACGACTCCCCAGCAGGGCAGCGCTCTAGCTCGCAGCATCGGTGCGGTTCGGTATCTGGAGTGCTCAGCTCTTCTGCAGGAGGGAGTCAGAGAGGTTTTCAACGAAGCAGTCAGGGCTGTTCTCTACCCAAATGCCAAGAAGCACACCAAAAAATGTGTGCTCTTATAA
- the micu2 gene encoding calcium uptake protein 2, mitochondrial yields MMATWARLGTSLRNIARNVSSNRSIWYGGAVGAGMLGYVLASGYVRYTYQPQCKFWPHVVYAEDAKSKEAETPVPPVSTRRLRFYQFASMFYEQEPYMTPRDFLYSVLLEKMDRKLQKKILTKADVEEIVKVASKAQAGNNLFRGIGDKGLISYTEYLFLLTILTKPETGFHIAFKMLDIDGNEHVDKKEFQKLKIIIGPRKAFLKKDGSEVLNNADEVNTTLQVVFFGKNGDKKLQYKDFCSFMEDLQAEVQEMEFLQFSKGMKTMRREDFAEWLLHYTNEEDNEAYWENLRKRIPTGQSITFDEFKEFCLFTNHLEDFAFSIKMINDANKPIGMAQFKRAVKIATGHELSENVLDTVFKIFDLDGDNCLSHKEFLGVMKDRVLRGLRVQPQNDFSGYWKCVKRETLQGAQEALREASSPV; encoded by the exons ATGATGGCGACGTGGGCCAGGTTAGGTACTAGTTTGCGCAATATTGCAAGAAATGTGTCGTCTAACAGAAGTATATGGTATGGCGGTGCTGTTGGAGCTGGTATGTTGGGTTATGTGTTAGCAAGCGGATACGTTCGCTATACGTATCAACCGCAATGCAAGTTTTGGCCCCACGTCGTGTACGCGGAGGAcgctaag TCCAAGGAAGCAGAGACTCCGGTGCCCCCTGTGTCAACCAGACGTCTGCGATTTTACCAGTTTGCTTCTATGTTCTATGAACAAGAGCCATATATGACACCCAGAGACTTCCTCTATTCAGTCTTGCTGGAAAAGATGGACC GcaaactgcagaaaaagatcCTGACCAAAGCG GATGTGGAAGAGATAGTGAAGGTGGCCTCTAAGGCTCAAGCCGGAAATAACCTATTCAGAGGCATTGGAGACAAAG GGTTAATTTCTTACACAGAATACCTGTTTCTCCTTACTATTCTTACAA AACCTGAAACAGGATTTCATATTGCTTTCAAAATGCTTGATATTGATGGCAATGAGCATGTGGACAAGAAAGAGTTTCAGAAG CTCAAGATAATTATTGGACCAAGGAAAGCATTTCTAAAGAAGGATGGGTCAGAG gttttaaacaatgcTGATGAGGTCAATACCACACTACAGGTGGTGTTCTTTGGGAAAAATGGCGACAAAAAACTCCAATACAAGGATTTCTGCAG TTTTATGGAAGACTTGCAGGCAGAGGTACAAGAAATGGAGTTCCTACAGTTTTCTAAAGGGATGAAGACCATGAGGCGGGAGGACTTCGCTGAATGGCTGCTTCATTACACCAATGAAGAAGACAATGAGGCTTACTGGGAAAACCTAAGGAAGAGGATTCCGACGGGACAG agCATCACCTTTGATGAATTTAAAGAATTCTGTCTCTTTACCAACCATCTGGAGGACTTTGCCTTCTCAATCAAAATGATTAATGATGCCAACAAGCCAATAGGAATGG CTCAGTTTAAACGAGCGGTGAAGATAGCAACAGGTCATGAGCTGTCAGAGAATGTTTTGGATACAGTGTTTAAGATCTTTGACCTGGATGGGGACAACTGTCTGAGTCATAAAGAGTTCCTCGGTGTGATGAAAGACAGAGTACTTCGTGGGCTAAGG GTTCAACCTCAGAATGATTTTTCTGGGTACTGGAAGTGTGTAAAAAGAGAGACACTACAAGGAGCTCAAGAGGCACTTCGGGAAGCTAGTAGCCCTGTCTGA
- the nova1 gene encoding RNA-binding protein Nova-1 isoform X1: protein MMAGGAVQQNGIFSTHQHLLQLPHMDSDPSDSRKRPLETPTEASSTKRTNTGEEGEYFLKVLIPSYAAGSIIGKGGQTIVQLQKETGATIKLSKSKDFYPGTTERVCLIQGTVEALNGVHNFIAEKVREMPQSSQKTEPVSILQPQTTVNPDRVKQAKLIVPNSTAGLIIGKGGATVKAVMEQSGAWVQLSQKPEGINLQERVVTVSGEPEQNRKAVEIIVQKIQEDPQSSSCLNISYSNITGPVANSNPTGSPFANSTEVLPNAAAAATASTLLGQAGLAGMGGFPTAMSSLSGNDLLTITSALNTLASYGYNTNTLGLGLNPAAASGVLAAVAASANPAAAAAANLLATYASEASGGGHPAAPSLGGFSLGSLAAATGASNGYLNPSSQLMASSLLGTEKLAEGGKEVVEIAVPENLVGAILGKGGKTLVEYQELTGARIQISKKGEFIPGTRNRKVTITGSPAATQAAQYLISQRITYEQGVRATNPQKVG, encoded by the exons ATGATGGCTGGCGGGGCAGTTCAGCAGAACGGGATCTTCTCCACTCATCAGCACCTCTTACAGTTACCACACATGGACTCGGACCCCTCCGACTCCCGAAAAAGACCACTGGAAACACCGACCGAGGCGAGCAGCACCAAGCGCACTAACACTGGAG AGGAGGGTGAATATTTCCTGAAGGTGTTGATTCCCAGCTACGCTGCTGGTTCAATCATCGGTAAAGGAGGCCAGACCATCGTTCAGCTTCAGAAAGAGACTGGAGCAACCATCAAACTATCAAAATCTAAAGACTTCTACCCAG GTACGACAGAGCGCGTTTGTTTGATTCAGGGTACAGTAGAAGCACTGAATGGAGTCCATAACTTCATCGCTGAAAAGGTCCGGGAGATGCCTCAAAGCAGTCAAAAGACTGAGCCGGTCAGCATTCTCCAGCCACAGACTACTGTGAACCCCGATCGAgttaaacag GCTAAACTGATCGTGCCCAACAGCACAGCGGGGCTCATCATCGGTAAGGGTGGGGCTACAGTTAAAGCTGTGATGGAGCAATCGGGAGCCTGGGTACAGCTTTCTCAGAAGCCTGAGGGCATCAATCTGCAGGAGCGTGTCGTGACTGTGAGCGGTGAGCCGGAGCAGAACCGCAAGGCTGTGGAGATCATCGTTCAGAAGATCCAGGAGGACCCACAGAGCAGTAGCTGTCTCAATATCAGTTACTCTAACATCACCGGCCCCGTGGCCAACTCCAACCCTACCGGTTCCCCCTTTGCCAACTCTACGGAGGTCTTACCCAACGCCGCAGCAGCGGCTACAGCCTCCACGCTGCTCGGCCAGGCAGGCCTTGCAGGAATGGGAGGGTTTCCTACCGCTATGTCTAGTCTTTCCGGTAACGATCTGCTCACCATTACATCCGCCCTGAACACTCTGGCCAGTTATGGCTACAACACCAATACGTTGGGCCTAGGCCTCAACCCGGCCGCAGCGTCTGGAGTGCTTGCTGCCGTTGCAGCTAGTGCCAATCCTGCGGCAGCGGCCGCAGCCAACCTGCTTGCCACATATGCCAGTGAAGCCTCTGGGGGCGGTCATCCCGCTGCACCAAGCTTAGGGGGGTTCTCACTGGGTTCTCTAGCGGCCGCCACAGGGGCATCTAATGGTTACCTGAATCCTTCATCCCAACTGATGGCATCATCTCTGTTAGGGACAGAGAAGCTGGCAGAAGGTGGAAAGGAAGTGGTTGAGATTGCTGTGCCGGAGAACTTGGTCGGTGCCATTTTGGGGAAAGGCGGCAAGACTCTGGTAGAGTATCAGGAGCTGACAGGTGCACGAATTCAGATCTCCAAGAAGGGAGAATTCATTCCAGGCACACGCAATCGCAAGGTGACTATCACGGGGTCACCAGCCGCAACACAGGCCGCTCAGTATCTCATCAGCCAGCGAATCACATACGAGCAAGGTGTCCGTGCCACCAATCCTCAGAAGGTGGGCTAG